The Mesoterricola silvestris sequence GCCCAGCCCCGGGGATCCCGGCAGAGAAGGACCAGCGTGCCCTTGAACCCGAGCCGCCGCTGGGCGTGGTGGAAGCTTTCCACCAGCCAGCTCCCGAAGAACCCGGTGGGTCCGGTGACAAAAATCCGTCCCCCCTGGAGGGAGGGCCACAGATCCTCGGTGCGGGCGAGGATGGGATCGAGGTCGGCTCCTGGCAAGGAATCGAAGGGGTTGACGCCCATGGGGCAGAACCTGGGTGGGGGGATTGGGGGGGGGGACAGGGTTTCCGGGCCGGCACGGATCCAGGCGGAACCCCCACCGAAGCAAGATGCCTGCCACATGCCCGGGGCCGGGTCATAACTGCTAACTGGACTGCTTCTTGCAGACGTATACTTCCAGGACAGCTGCGGAAGGAAACCATGACGCCCAGGCTCAGTGTGGTGATGCCGACCTTCAACCGGACCCGGTGGCTCGGGGAGGCCATGGACCGGATCCTGGAGCCCGGCCTGGACCTGGAACTGGTGGTCCTGGACAACGGCTCCTCGGACGGGACCTGGGCGTGCCTCCAGCGCCGGGCCGCGGAGGACCCCCGGGTCCGCCCCGTGCGCTGGGAATCCAACAACCCCGCGGAGGCCTATCCCGCCCTGCTGGAAATGGCCCGGGGGGAGTACGTGAACCTCTTCGCCGATGACGACTGGCCGCTCCCGGGGGGCCTGGCCCGGAAGATGGCCCTCCTGGACGCCCACCCGGAGACCGCCATGGTCTTCAGCACCGCCCGGTGCATGAACGAACGGGGCGAGGACCTGGGGGAGGCCGATTGGACCCGCATCGCCGACGAGGATTTCACCGGCCGGTCCGACCTCTTCGACCTCCTGTTCGCCCGGAACTACGTGCCGATGCCGGCCGCCCTGTTCCGGCGCGCCCTGGCGCCCGCGGCCATCCTGCGCGACCCCTTCTTCGGGCCTTCGCACGACTGGCCCTTCTGGCTGGACCTGGCCCGGCGCGCCCCCATCGCCTTCCTGCGGGAACCCACCGTGAGCCTCCGGCTTCACGGGAGCCAGGTCAGTTCGGTCATCGGCTTCGGCCAGGGGTTCTTCCTCGAAGTGAATTTCAATGTCTGGCGGCGCTGGATGCTGGAGACCTCGCCGCCCTTCGTGCCCTCCTCCGGCGCCTGGAAGGGGATGTGCCTGAACCTCGCCGGCCTGCTGAGGGCCACCCACGGCCAGGACCTGGAGAAGGTCCAGGCCGGGCTCCGCCGCCTCTATGCCCTCCGGGACGAACAGGAGGCGATGCTCGCCGGACGCCGCGACGAGGAGGAGGCCGGGTTCCCCGAGGCCTTCCTGCTGGGAACCCGGCGCGAGGACTGGCGGGGGATCGTCACGGCCTACGGGAACGCCTTCACCCCGGAGGACCCGGTCCTGCTCGCCATCCTCCCGGAACCGCAGGAGGATCCGGAAGCCCTGGCAGGGGCGGTGCGGGCCGCGGACGGCGGGCCGGCGGTGCGCGTCCTGGGGGCGGACCAGGTCCTGGGCGCCCTCCGGGCCTTTCCCCACATCCAGTGGGTGGACGCGGATTCCGGTTCCACCCTCCAGGGGGCCAAGGGCCGCCGTTTGGCCGAGGCCATGCGTCAGCTGGGAGGCCAGGCATGATCCCCAAGCTCCTGCACCTCATCTGGGTCGGCGACGAGACGCGGCGACCGGCCCGCTGCATCCAGTCCTGGATCGATCACCACCCCGGCTGGACGGTGCGCGTCTGGGGCAACCGGGACCTGGCGGAACGGGCCTGGTACAACGGGGACCACATGAAGGCGATGGCCGCGCGGGAATGGAACGGCGTGGCCGACATGATGCGCTGGGAGATCCTCTACGACCAGGGGGGGGTGCTCGTGGATGCCGACAGCTTCTGTGTCGGCACCCTTCCCGACTGGATGCTGGACTGCGAGGCCTTCGCCTGCTGGGAGAACGAGCTGGTGAGGCCTGGGCTGGTGGCGGCCGGCTACTTCGGGACGGTCCCGGGGAATCCCTTCGTGGCCCAGCTCATCGAAGGCATCCACCGGAAGTCCACGGTGGTTGACCGGATGGCCTGGGAGACCGTGGGGCCCCAGCACCTGACGGACACCTGGAAACAGGCGGGCTACGGCAACCTGACGGTCCTGCCCAGCCATTTCTTCATTCCGAGGCACTTCACCGGCGCGGAGTATTCCGGGGGGGGCCCCGTCTACGCGCGGCAGGAGTGGGGCAGCACCCTGGGGCGCTACGATCAGCTGGCCTCGGGGGCGCTGACCGAAGGCGTCAAGGCCCAGGCCTTCCTGTACGAACCGCGCTGGGAGGACCCCGAATGGGTGGAGGTGCTCCTGGGGTACCTGGAGGCCTTCGCGCCGGAGGACCCCGTCACCCTGGTGCTGGTCCTGGATCCCGCGGCGCCCGGCCAGGTGTCCCTGGCGGATGCCGAGGCCGCCGTGCTGGATCTCGTGGGGCGCACCGGCCGGACCCGGTTCCCGGACGTGGCCATCCTCGACCACCCGGAGGAGCTGGGGGACTTCCTCCGCCCCTTCCCCCTGGCATGCTGGGTGCCCCCCGGCCGGGGCGCGACCTCCGGCTTCCGCGGTCCCCTGGGGGTCCGTTTCGCGGAGGCCCGGACCCGTCTGGTCAGTCCGGACGTTTGAGGTTCACGCCCAGGCGGCGGGCGGTTGCGTACAGGGAGGGCCGGGCCATGCCCAGGACCTTGGCCGCCTGGGCAGCGCGGTAGCCGCAGGCGGCCAGGGTCTCCTCCAGGAGGGTCCGCTGGAAGGCCCGGGTGGCCTCGGTCCATCCACCGGAAGGGGGGGCGCCCGTTTCGGCGGGAACCAGGTGCCGGGGGCCCAGGGGTTCCCCTCCGGAATGGAGGAGGCCCTGTTCCAGGACGTGGAGGAACTGGCGCAGGTTGCCCGGCCAGCTTCGGCTGGCCAGGGCTTCGGTTAGGCCGCGCTCCAGGGCCGGTGCCGGCCGCCCCAGGTTCTGGGCCGCCCGGATGACCAGCCGCGGCACCAGGTAGGGGAATTCGTGGCGGCGCTGTTCCAGGGGAGGGACCCGGATGACGGTGCCCTGGAGCCGGAACAGCAGGTCCTCCCGGAAGGCTCCCGCGCGGGCCATGGGCTCCAGGGGGCGGTTGGTGGCGGCCGCGAACCGCACGTCGATGCGCGCGCCCCGGTCGCTGCCCACCCGCGGAACCTCGCGCTCCTGCAGGACGCGGAGCAGCATGCACTGGACCCGGGGCGTGAGGTCGCCCACCTCGTCCAGGAACAGGGTGCCGCCCTCCGCGGAGGCCACCGCGCCCCGGCGTTCCCGCACCGCGCCGGTGAAGGCCCCGCGGACGTGCCCGAACAGTTCCGATTCCAGGGTGCCCTCCGCGAGGGCGGCGCAGTTCACGGCCACCAGGGGCCCCGGGCGCCGGGAGCGGCGGTGCAGTTCCCGCACCACCAGCTCCTTTCCGCACCCCGTGGGCCCCCGGACCAGGACCGTCAGGCCCGAGGGGGCCACCAGGTCCAGTTCGCGCAGGAGGGCCCCCATGGGCTCGGACCCATCGGTCAGGAGCTCGGGTTCGGGGGGCGCGTTCCTCACCCCCCCACCCTACGCCCCCTACCGTGCGTCCATGTACGGCCGGCTGATGGTCTTGTCCGTGGTGATGGGCAGGGTGTAGGCGCCGTAGAGATCCAGCTTCTGGGTGTACTTGAGCTTGATGACGCAGGTTCCGGCGCTGCGGTCCCCGAGGATGGTGAGGGTGATGCCGCCCTTGACCAGGGCCTCGGGGATCTCCAGTTCGGCGGCCTTGGCCCGCAGCTGCTGCTCGAGGGTGGCGGCGGGAATGACGCCCGCCCTGGATCCCAGGTCCTCCGCGGCGTTCACCAGGCTGTTGTTGGCGTAGAGCACCGGGACGACCTTGGCGGCGACGCCGCCCACGATGATCAGGACCAGGAGGCTGACGATGCAGCCGATCTTGCCCTCGCCGCGTTCATTCCTGCGCATTGCGCTCATGGGGTTCCTTTCGGGGGTCAGGGTTGGAGATCCTGGAGGGCCTGCCGGGCCAGGGGCGCCAGCAGGGGGCCGCCGGGGCCGAACAGGGTGGCCTGGGGGTATTTCAGGGCCTGGTTGAAGGACTGGGCGGCGTCGCGCAGGTAGACGCTACCCATGTGGAGGAGGCAGAACCCGGTGTAGTAGTCGAGGGTGCCCTGGCTCACGCCCTGGACGGAGACCATGCGCGCGTCCCGCAGCACCTCCAGGGCCTTGTCGTACTCCCGGAAGTGCATGAGGGCCAGGGCCTGGTCCAGCCGCAGGAGGGAGGCCTCGTCGCCCTGGGCGCCCAGGTAGCGCAGGCGCAGGTCGGCGAGGACCAGGGGGTAGCAGAGGTACGGGGCGTTCACGGGGAGTTCCGCGGGCATGGGGACCACGGCCAGCTTCACGGGGGCCTCCCCCTGGGAGACGGTGAGGGTGCCGCCGGTGGCCTCGGCCAGGGCCTTGCGGAAATCCGCGACGGTGGCCACGGGCCTTCCGCCGGCTTCGGTGAGGGTCCGGCCGGGCTTGACGCCGGCCTTCTGGGCGGCGGAATCGGCCTCCAGCACGTAGGCGCCCCCGGGCAGGTCCAGAAGGGTGAGGCCGGCCCAGGGCTCCCGGAGCGCGGGCTGGCGTTCCATGCGCGCCGCCAGGGACCCCAGGGGATCGTTCTCCAGGGGCATGACGGTCAGCCGTTCCTCCTGCCCCGTGAGGGTCGACAGGATGAGCTCCACCTGCTGCACGGATCTTCCGGGGGCGGGCCGCGCCCAGAGGATGAGTTCGGTCTCGCGGCCGGAGCGCAGGCGGGCCAGGCAGTCCTTGAGGGACTCGCCCTTGGCGGCGGTGAAGAAGGCCACTTCGTGGAGCCGCCCGCCCAGGGTCCCCAGCATGCCCAGGAGCCGCTCGCGGCCCGCGAAATCGTCGGAGCCCTCGAAGCCGGCATAGGTCAGGCGCGGCTTGGGGCGGGCCGTGAGGGTGAGGGCCTTGCCCTCCTGGATCTCGATGCGCTGGGTGAAGCTGCCGGCGGGGTACTTCACCTGGAGGTCGTAGGCCTGGGCGCAGACCTGCAGGTCCTGCACCGGCACCCGGCCCATGTCGAGGCCGGAAAGGATCAGCTGCCCGCCGGGGACGGCGCTCTGGACGGTGAGGGTGCCGCGGCTGGGCTCGAGCTTGACGGGTTCCAGTTCCTGGTCCGCGAAGGGGGTGGTGAGGGCCGCCGGAATCTCCAGGCGGCGGGTGCGGTGGCAGGGCAGGCGCACTTCCAGGAGGTGCTTGCCGGGGGCGAGGTCGGCGATGGGGAAACCGTCCGAGAGCTGGTCGGGCTTCACCCCGGCGCGGTCGGCCAGGTAGCTGCGGTCCGTGGGGACCTGCCCCCGGGAGAGGCCCCGGGTCTTGCCGTCCACCAGGAGTTCGGCCCCCGCGGGCGAGGTGTAGACCGTGATCACGGACGAGGTGCGCGCGAGCTTGAAGTCCAGGGCCCGGGTGTCCTTGACGGCCACGTCGAACTTCACGTCCTGGGGCTGGAACCCGATCCGGGCGTAGGCGGCGGCGTGGGCCCCCGGGGCCATCCAGTGCATGCCGGGCTCGGCGCGCCGGGCCTTGCCGTCCACGGTGAGGACGCCCCCGGCGGGGTCCAGGGAGAGCTTCACCCGGCCGAAGCGCGCGGCGCGCAGCGCGTCGAAGGCGGCCTGGAGCCTGGGGTTGGTGATGGTGCGGTCGATGTCGTAGTCGGGGTCCAGTTCCAGGAGGCTCTCCAGGCGCTTGGGGGCCTGGGCCTTCTTGCCCGCGGTGCGGTCGTCCAGGACCGCCATCCAGTTGTAGGTTTCGCAAAGCACCCGGGTCCAGCCCTCGTCCAGGGCGCGGGCGGAGGGCTCCAGGGCCCCCAGGATGGATTCGAACTTGGCGGCGGCGCCGTCCCGGTCGCCCTGGGTGGCCCACAGGGCCTTGGCCGAGGCCAGGGTGTCCCGGAGGGCCGGGTCCTGGGCGCCGAGGGCCGCGCTGGCCGTGAGGAGGAGGCAGAGGAGACGTCGCATCATTGGAGCCTGATCAGCAGGTCATTGGAACGGTCGGCCAGGATCAGCCCCCCGGCGCGGTCCAGGGCCACGGCACGGAACTTCCCGGCGATGCCCAGGGCCTTGTAGGTGGCCGAGCGCAGCACGGACCCGTCCGGGCCCCACACCACCACCCCTTCGAAATCCCCGTCCACCAGGGCCGCCACGTGGCCCAGGGGGTCCGAGGCCAGGGACACCACGTACCGGAAGGGGGCGGGAAGGTCCTTGCCGTAGGGGACGGTGGTCCGGGTCCGCCCCGAGGCGTCCAGGAACAGCAGGGACCGGGAGGCGTCCGAGGCCGCCGCGGCGCCGCCGTCGGGAAGGGGGGCCAGGGCCTGGATCCCGGGCACGGGCAGGGGCCGGGGCGGGGCGTCCCCGGCCAGCACCTGGATGACCGGGGAACCCGGGTCGCAGATCCAGGCGTTGCCCCAGGCGTCCAGCATCCCGCCGGAGGGGGAGGGCACGGGGGGCGCCGCGGCCTGGGGCACCTCCTCCTTCACGAGGCCGAACTTGGCGCTCACCACCCAGGTGGTGCCCGCCTGGGGGACCAGGAGGGCCTTGCCGCCCTTGACCACGGGGCCCGAGGGGGCCAGGGCGCCGTCCTTGAGGTGGTAGGCCCGGTCGTCGTCGGACTGGTACACGTAGAGATCGCCCTCGGGGCCGGTGGCCAGGAGGATGGGGGTCTTGAGCCACTTGGTCCGCCCCTGGGGCCAGGGGCCCTGGGACTTCAGGGGGGGCTTCTGGAGGCGCTGGAGCACCCGCGCCTGGATGCGCCACAGGGCCTCCTGGGCCTCGGGAGCCTGGGGGTGGCGGTTCCGCAGGTCCTGGAGCATGCGCAGGCAGCCCGGGAGGTCCCCCATGATGTC is a genomic window containing:
- a CDS encoding outer membrane protein assembly factor BamD, producing MHVLGTWIRPVTLILACASLGAQDGDMAERLFRSGERAYAAHSYAEALETWNQLIAQLPQSPLAARALLNLARYQLDVQKKPEAATPFLERLKNEYLKTPQAGDALLLLGELRAARSHAPADIKEALADFNRMVDLFPDHPLVQEARLHMGLARKLQGEWARALLAFTEAMRLDPAAPAAIAAQLQAAETLDIMGDLPGCLRMLQDLRNRHPQAPEAQEALWRIQARVLQRLQKPPLKSQGPWPQGRTKWLKTPILLATGPEGDLYVYQSDDDRAYHLKDGALAPSGPVVKGGKALLVPQAGTTWVVSAKFGLVKEEVPQAAAPPVPSPSGGMLDAWGNAWICDPGSPVIQVLAGDAPPRPLPVPGIQALAPLPDGGAAAASDASRSLLFLDASGRTRTTVPYGKDLPAPFRYVVSLASDPLGHVAALVDGDFEGVVVWGPDGSVLRSATYKALGIAGKFRAVALDRAGGLILADRSNDLLIRLQ
- a CDS encoding PDZ domain-containing protein → MRRLLCLLLTASAALGAQDPALRDTLASAKALWATQGDRDGAAAKFESILGALEPSARALDEGWTRVLCETYNWMAVLDDRTAGKKAQAPKRLESLLELDPDYDIDRTITNPRLQAAFDALRAARFGRVKLSLDPAGGVLTVDGKARRAEPGMHWMAPGAHAAAYARIGFQPQDVKFDVAVKDTRALDFKLARTSSVITVYTSPAGAELLVDGKTRGLSRGQVPTDRSYLADRAGVKPDQLSDGFPIADLAPGKHLLEVRLPCHRTRRLEIPAALTTPFADQELEPVKLEPSRGTLTVQSAVPGGQLILSGLDMGRVPVQDLQVCAQAYDLQVKYPAGSFTQRIEIQEGKALTLTARPKPRLTYAGFEGSDDFAGRERLLGMLGTLGGRLHEVAFFTAAKGESLKDCLARLRSGRETELILWARPAPGRSVQQVELILSTLTGQEERLTVMPLENDPLGSLAARMERQPALREPWAGLTLLDLPGGAYVLEADSAAQKAGVKPGRTLTEAGGRPVATVADFRKALAEATGGTLTVSQGEAPVKLAVVPMPAELPVNAPYLCYPLVLADLRLRYLGAQGDEASLLRLDQALALMHFREYDKALEVLRDARMVSVQGVSQGTLDYYTGFCLLHMGSVYLRDAAQSFNQALKYPQATLFGPGGPLLAPLARQALQDLQP
- a CDS encoding glycosyltransferase family 2 protein, with product MTPRLSVVMPTFNRTRWLGEAMDRILEPGLDLELVVLDNGSSDGTWACLQRRAAEDPRVRPVRWESNNPAEAYPALLEMARGEYVNLFADDDWPLPGGLARKMALLDAHPETAMVFSTARCMNERGEDLGEADWTRIADEDFTGRSDLFDLLFARNYVPMPAALFRRALAPAAILRDPFFGPSHDWPFWLDLARRAPIAFLREPTVSLRLHGSQVSSVIGFGQGFFLEVNFNVWRRWMLETSPPFVPSSGAWKGMCLNLAGLLRATHGQDLEKVQAGLRRLYALRDEQEAMLAGRRDEEEAGFPEAFLLGTRREDWRGIVTAYGNAFTPEDPVLLAILPEPQEDPEALAGAVRAADGGPAVRVLGADQVLGALRAFPHIQWVDADSGSTLQGAKGRRLAEAMRQLGGQA
- a CDS encoding sigma 54-interacting transcriptional regulator gives rise to the protein MRNAPPEPELLTDGSEPMGALLRELDLVAPSGLTVLVRGPTGCGKELVVRELHRRSRRPGPLVAVNCAALAEGTLESELFGHVRGAFTGAVRERRGAVASAEGGTLFLDEVGDLTPRVQCMLLRVLQEREVPRVGSDRGARIDVRFAAATNRPLEPMARAGAFREDLLFRLQGTVIRVPPLEQRRHEFPYLVPRLVIRAAQNLGRPAPALERGLTEALASRSWPGNLRQFLHVLEQGLLHSGGEPLGPRHLVPAETGAPPSGGWTEATRAFQRTLLEETLAACGYRAAQAAKVLGMARPSLYATARRLGVNLKRPD
- a CDS encoding glycosyltransferase family 32 protein codes for the protein MIPKLLHLIWVGDETRRPARCIQSWIDHHPGWTVRVWGNRDLAERAWYNGDHMKAMAAREWNGVADMMRWEILYDQGGVLVDADSFCVGTLPDWMLDCEAFACWENELVRPGLVAAGYFGTVPGNPFVAQLIEGIHRKSTVVDRMAWETVGPQHLTDTWKQAGYGNLTVLPSHFFIPRHFTGAEYSGGGPVYARQEWGSTLGRYDQLASGALTEGVKAQAFLYEPRWEDPEWVEVLLGYLEAFAPEDPVTLVLVLDPAAPGQVSLADAEAAVLDLVGRTGRTRFPDVAILDHPEELGDFLRPFPLACWVPPGRGATSGFRGPLGVRFAEARTRLVSPDV